In Helianthus annuus cultivar XRQ/B chromosome 8, HanXRQr2.0-SUNRISE, whole genome shotgun sequence, a single genomic region encodes these proteins:
- the LOC110872629 gene encoding protein YIPF1 homolog — MAEPSYTSLPTSHLPGSVPAVITEERASAVQHDPEANMQIFPPNSGGGGGGSKGGYQTLTSPSDGNGPAPGNNWNGTFSVSSYTQYFNVDTDDVVNRLTSSLYPTGDFFRKIEANPDLYGLIWISTTLVFVIASFGNCATYLTSKKTDSTISWSFDVNYFQVSAMAIYGYAFIVPLGFYLLLQYFGSRVGLIHFWCMWGYSLFIFIISSLLLVIPVDFVRWTITLVTGVASAAFVGLNLKSHVELNDLTIVLVAACVLQFALAIFIKSWFFH, encoded by the exons ATGGCGGAACCGTCCTACACCAGCCTTCCTACCAGCCACTTGCCTGGTTCCGTTCCG GCTGTCATCACTGAAGAAAGGGCTTCAGCTGTACAACACG ACCCTGAAGCAAATATGCAAATCTTTCCTCCtaacagtggtggtggtggtggtggtagcaaGGGGGGATACCAGACTCTCACAAGTCCAAGTG ATGGGAATGGACCAGCACCTGGCAACAACTGGAATGGAACATTCAGTGTTTCATCTTACACACAGTACTTCAATGTTGACACAGATGATGTTGTCAACAGATTAACAAGTTCGTTGTATCCCACCGGTGACTTTTTCCGGAAAATCGAAGCTAACCCAGATCT ATACGGGCTTATCTGGATCTCCACCACATTGGTGTTTGTGATAGCTTCATTTGGTAATTGTGCCACATATCTCACGAGTAAAAAAACCGATTCTACCATTTCTTGGAGCTTCGATGTGAACTACTTCCAGGTTTCAGCAATGGCAATTTACGGTTATGCGTTTATCGTTCCACTTGGATTTTACTTGTTGCTTCAGTATTTCGGTTCAAGAGTTGGCCTTATCCACTTTTGGTGCATGTGGGGATACTCTctcttcattttcatcatcagctCT CTTTTATTGGTTATCCCGGTGGATTTTGTTAGATGGACCATCACACTTGTCACAGGTGTTGCATCAGCTGCTTTCGTTGGTTTAAACCTCAAGTCTCACGTAGAGTTAAACGATCTGACCATCGTGTTGGTTGCTGCATGTGTCTTGCAATTTGCTCTGGCAATCTTCATCAAATCATGGTTTTTTCATTAA